One genomic region from Amaranthus tricolor cultivar Red isolate AtriRed21 chromosome 12, ASM2621246v1, whole genome shotgun sequence encodes:
- the LOC130796837 gene encoding single myb histone 5-like encodes MKNRKRKIGNPRLNWTPEEEKAFREGVAKHGVGKWKIILDDPQFSHILRSRSNIDTKDKWRNMIHATPKPKRTIEDQKMSEAETEAEADSEVKVQAEAEAEAEAVAEDYESAQLEAAERVAFLIADAKNKEQRVAESYKNLQKLIEMKEETDAILKIAQEIFDKTIHDYSNGD; translated from the exons atgaaaaatagaaaGAGAAAAATCGGAAACCCGAGGCTAAATTGGACTCCAGAAGAAGAAAAGGCATTCAGAGAAGGCGTAGCCAAACATGGCGTCGGTAAATGGAAAATCATCCTCGATGATCCTCAATTCAGCCATATTCTCCGTTCTCGTTCCAACATCGATACCAAg GACAAATGGAGGAATATGATTCATGCAACACCAAAGCCAAAGCGGACTATTGAAGATCAG aaaatgtCGGAAGCAGAGACCGAGGCAGAGGCCGATTCCGAGGTCAAGGTCCAGGCAGAGGCAGAGGCAGAGGCAGAGGCAGTGGCAGAGGACTATGAATCAGCACAATTGGAAGCAGCTGAAAGAGTAGCCTTCTTGATCGCTGATGCAAAAAATAAGGAACAAAGAGTAGCTGAGTCTTATAAGAATTTACAAAAGTTAATAGAGATGAAAGAAGAAACAGATGCAATTCTCAAAATAGCTCAAGAGATCTTTGACAAAACAATACATGACTATAGTAACGGAGACTAA
- the LOC130796838 gene encoding uncharacterized protein LOC130796838, producing MKNRKPKMGNTKLKWTPEEEKALREGVNKHGVSKWKVILKDSQFRHILRSRSNIDLKDKWRNMNHAKSRRKPNPKSTIQDQKPSEVEVLAEAEAGAGFKIENEEDVFPSLHVIEEEIIAGLIADLEKYDPEHAEYCKDLQKLLENDEKADEILAYATEIMDRPLEDYEFSDLVI from the exons ATGAAAAATAGAAAGCCAAAAATGGGAAACACGAAGCTAAAATGGACTCCAGAAGAAGAAAAGGCACTCAGAGAAGGCGTAAACAAACATGGCGTCAGTAAATGGAAAGTCATTCTCAAAGATTCTCAATTCCGCCATATTCTCCGTTCTCGTTCCAACATCGATCTCAAg GACAAATGGAGGAATATGAATCATGCTAAATCAAGGCGAAAGCCAAATCCAAAATCGACTATTCAAGATCAG AAACCTTCGGAGGTAGAGGTACTGGCTGAAGCCGAGGCTGGGGCCGGGTTCAAGATCGAGAACGAGGAAGATGTTTTTCCATCATTGCATGTAATAGAAGAAGAAATAATAGCCGGCTTGATAGCTGATTTAGAAAAGTACGACCCAGAACATGCAGAGTATTGTAAGGATCTACAAAAGTTATTAGAGAATGATGAAAAAGCAGATGAAATTCTAGCTTATGCAACCGAGATCATGGACCGACCACTTGAAGATTATGAGTTTAGTGACTTAGTGATTTGA
- the LOC130828593 gene encoding uncharacterized protein LOC130828593, whose translation MASSTKLHPTTLVTNIKTCVPIQLDDEGMNFNTWVTLFKLYCQAHLVDTHILPDDSTKASISKDSEWQRLDDIVRMWIYGTISPSLLKSIVCLDDSAFNACTHIENNFHNNKTSRILHIESKFNDISLADFPNVKAYCNELENLATSLNNLGTSISDNRLALQVLHGLTTDYCTFQSLVQHMSPVSSFDTLRSMLELEEHSHNKDNSSSHDPATTTAPIHILDSMQEIQEGTKSTGPPSFHPWNHTLFPYWASPFWAQPPCLFLTNN comes from the coding sequence ATGGCTTCTTCCACAAAATTACACCCGACTACATTGGTTACTAACATTAAAACTTGTGTTCCTATTCAACTTGATGATGAAGGCATGAATTTCAATACTTGGGTGACTCTCTTTAAGCTTTATTGTCAGGCTCATCTTGTGGATACTCATATTCTTCCCGATGACTCTACTAAAGCATCGATTTCTAAGGACTCCGAATGGCAACGTCTTGATGATATTGTCCGCATGTGGATTTATGGTACTATTAGTCCTTCTCTTCTTAAATCGATTGTCTGTCTCGATGATAGTGCTTTTAATGCTTGTACTcacattgaaaataattttcacaACAACAAAACTTCCCGTATTCTTCATATTGAGTCCAAATTCAATGATATTTCCCTTGCTGATTTCCCGAATGTGAAGGCTTATTGTAATGAACTTGAGAATCTTGCTACTTCTCTTAACAATCTTGGCACTTCTATTTCCGACAATCGGTtggctcttcaagttcttcatggtTTGACTACCGACTACTGTACCTTTCAATCCTTAGTTCAACACATGTCTCCCGTTTCTTCCTTTGATACTCTTCGATCCATGTTAGAATTGGAAGAACATTCTCACAACAAAGATAATTCTTCCTCCCATGATCCGGCAACCACCACAGCCCCAATACACATTCTGGACAGCATGCAAGAAATTCAAGAGGGCACCAAATCAACAGGCCCACCTTCATTTCACCCATGGAACCACACTCTCTTCCCATATTGGGCTTCTCCTTTTTGGGCCCAGCCTCCATGCCTCTTCCTTACTAACAATTAG